One part of the Prunus persica cultivar Lovell chromosome G5, Prunus_persica_NCBIv2, whole genome shotgun sequence genome encodes these proteins:
- the LOC18777676 gene encoding RNA pseudouridine synthase 3, mitochondrial isoform X2, protein MWRRSTRVLCRHVARREYSRVCPPPAKSAGPLIRVSNHVARLGPPKEGPKPRQLLSLPPFPGHPLPGKRSHEGGVVSRVTAVSWVKYYFDGIYDSTIQSHFKQGLVQMECPGMIEKEGQMKPMRKIRPSEVMEVGARVYVPVSVVESRVSRRFDCIPSGTLYPNADEIEYMQRRVKYKDSAIIVLNKPPKLPVKGNLPVHNSMDALAAAALSYGNNKGPKLVHRLDRESSGLHLMGRTKESVSLLQWLYTDFNKGKSSCQAWDDACEARYQRYWALVIGSPKEKEGLICAPLSKVLLDNGKTERVILAHQSGLEASQKAITQYRVLGPTINGCSWIELRPLTSRKHQLRVHCAEALGTPIVGDYKYGWFVHRRWKQMPHVDVEPTSGLPYKLRRPAGLDVQKEVRQPAPCS, encoded by the exons ATGTGGAGAAGGAGCACCCGCGTGCTTTGCCGCCACGTGGCCAGGAGGGAATATTCTCGTGTATGCCCTCCGCCGGCGAAAAGCGCCGGACCGCTTATCCGGGTGTCGAATCACGTGGCCAGGTTGGGCCCACCGAAGGAAGGCCCGAAGCCCAGGCAGCTCCTGTCGTTGCCGCCCTTCCCCGGCCACCCTTTGCCGGGGAAGAGGTCGCATGAAGGCGGCGTCGTTTCGCGCGTCACCGCCGTCAGTTGGGTCAAGTATTACTTCGATGGGATTTACGACTCTACCATCCAGTCCCATTTCAAGCAAGGCCTT gtTCAGATGGAATGCCCAGGTATGATTGAAAAGGAAGGGCAAATGAAACCCATGAGAAAG ATTAGGCCTAGTGAGGTCATGGAGGTAGGGGCAAGAGTATACGTACCGGTTTCAGTTGTGGAGAGTAGGGTTTCAAGGAGATTTGACTGCATACCAAGTGGAACATTGTACCCAAATGCTGATGAGATTGAGTATATGCAGAGGCGTGTCAAGTACAAG GACTCTGCCATAATAGTGCTGAACAAGCCCCCGAAATTGCCGGTCAAG GGTAATCTGCCAGTTCATAACAGCATGGATGCATTGGCAGCAGCAGCATTATCTTATGGTAATAACAAAGGTCCTAAGTTG GTTCATCGGCTTGACAGAGAGAGCAGTGGCCTCCACTTAATGGGGAGAACAAAAGAAAGTGTTTCTCTTCTGCAATGGTTATATACAGACTTCAATAAGGGGAAATCATCGTGTCAG GCTTGGGATGATGCATGTGAAGCTAGATATCAGAGGTACTGGGCATTGGTCATAGGCTCTCCTAAGGAAAAGGAAGGCTTAATTTGTGCTCCTCTTTCGAAG GTGCTTCTTGACAATGGGAAGACAGAAAGGGTCATCTTGGCTCATCAATCAGGATTAGAAGCTTCCCAAAAGGCTATAACTCAATATCGGGTGCTTGGCCCCACAATAAATGGATGCTCATGGATTGAATTACGGCCACTCACTAGCCGGAAGCATCAG CTCCGTGTCCATTGTGCTGAAGCCCTCGGAACACCAATTGTGGGCGACTATAAGTACGGGTGGTTTGTACACCGGAGATGGAAACAAATGCCTCACGTTGATGTTGAGCCAACATCTGGGCTGCCATACAAGTTGCGGAGGCCAGCAGGTCTGGATGTGCAGAAAG AAGTTAGACAGCCTGCACCCTGCAGTTAG
- the LOC18777676 gene encoding RNA pseudouridine synthase 3, mitochondrial isoform X1 → MWRRSTRVLCRHVARREYSRVCPPPAKSAGPLIRVSNHVARLGPPKEGPKPRQLLSLPPFPGHPLPGKRSHEGGVVSRVTAVSWVKYYFDGIYDSTIQSHFKQGLVQMECPGMIEKEGQMKPMRKIRPSEVMEVGARVYVPVSVVESRVSRRFDCIPSGTLYPNADEIEYMQRRVKYKDSAIIVLNKPPKLPVKGNLPVHNSMDALAAAALSYGNNKGPKLVHRLDRESSGLHLMGRTKESVSLLQWLYTDFNKGKSSCQAWDDACEARYQRYWALVIGSPKEKEGLICAPLSKVLLDNGKTERVILAHQSGLEASQKAITQYRVLGPTINGCSWIELRPLTSRKHQLRVHCAEALGTPIVGDYKYGWFVHRRWKQMPHVDVEPTSGLPYKLRRPAGLDVQKGSVLSKVPLLHLHCRELVLPNIAKFLLILDQKLDSLHPAVSSKPDILRFVASMPSHMKISWNLMSSYLV, encoded by the exons ATGTGGAGAAGGAGCACCCGCGTGCTTTGCCGCCACGTGGCCAGGAGGGAATATTCTCGTGTATGCCCTCCGCCGGCGAAAAGCGCCGGACCGCTTATCCGGGTGTCGAATCACGTGGCCAGGTTGGGCCCACCGAAGGAAGGCCCGAAGCCCAGGCAGCTCCTGTCGTTGCCGCCCTTCCCCGGCCACCCTTTGCCGGGGAAGAGGTCGCATGAAGGCGGCGTCGTTTCGCGCGTCACCGCCGTCAGTTGGGTCAAGTATTACTTCGATGGGATTTACGACTCTACCATCCAGTCCCATTTCAAGCAAGGCCTT gtTCAGATGGAATGCCCAGGTATGATTGAAAAGGAAGGGCAAATGAAACCCATGAGAAAG ATTAGGCCTAGTGAGGTCATGGAGGTAGGGGCAAGAGTATACGTACCGGTTTCAGTTGTGGAGAGTAGGGTTTCAAGGAGATTTGACTGCATACCAAGTGGAACATTGTACCCAAATGCTGATGAGATTGAGTATATGCAGAGGCGTGTCAAGTACAAG GACTCTGCCATAATAGTGCTGAACAAGCCCCCGAAATTGCCGGTCAAG GGTAATCTGCCAGTTCATAACAGCATGGATGCATTGGCAGCAGCAGCATTATCTTATGGTAATAACAAAGGTCCTAAGTTG GTTCATCGGCTTGACAGAGAGAGCAGTGGCCTCCACTTAATGGGGAGAACAAAAGAAAGTGTTTCTCTTCTGCAATGGTTATATACAGACTTCAATAAGGGGAAATCATCGTGTCAG GCTTGGGATGATGCATGTGAAGCTAGATATCAGAGGTACTGGGCATTGGTCATAGGCTCTCCTAAGGAAAAGGAAGGCTTAATTTGTGCTCCTCTTTCGAAG GTGCTTCTTGACAATGGGAAGACAGAAAGGGTCATCTTGGCTCATCAATCAGGATTAGAAGCTTCCCAAAAGGCTATAACTCAATATCGGGTGCTTGGCCCCACAATAAATGGATGCTCATGGATTGAATTACGGCCACTCACTAGCCGGAAGCATCAG CTCCGTGTCCATTGTGCTGAAGCCCTCGGAACACCAATTGTGGGCGACTATAAGTACGGGTGGTTTGTACACCGGAGATGGAAACAAATGCCTCACGTTGATGTTGAGCCAACATCTGGGCTGCCATACAAGTTGCGGAGGCCAGCAGGTCTGGATGTGCAGAAAGGTAGTGTTCTGTCGAAAGTCCCTCTGTTACATTTGCACTGTAGAGAGCTTGTACTCCCGAATATTGCTAAGTTCCTTCTTATATTGGATCAGAAGTTAGACAGCCTGCACCCTGCAGTTAGTTCAAAGCCAGATATCCTTCGGTTCGTGGCATCGATGCCTTCCCACATGAAAATTAGCTGGAATCTCATGTCATCTTACTTAGTATAG
- the LOC18777985 gene encoding uncharacterized protein LOC18777985 isoform X1 translates to MTLINLSSLSPWLSRLSHSSPPLPIITTNATNALLFRIQTTSINFSKLLTTKASLGESESGSGLAEDSVSELLDDELLSKVSGAKDAQEALQMIAEITGRNGGFVSASDCCAIVSAALKRNNPDLALSVFYEMRASFDQGVNENGPLVERWKWSRPDVRVYTSLILGLAASLKVSDALRMINNICRVGVSPAEEVPFGKVVRCPSCMIAVAVAQPQHGIQIVSCAKCCYQYELISGNIASIESEEISMDVPAWKRGLRFLQIMKQSVPAAVHSIVVQTPSGMARTNRFATETVDLPAQEGERVTIALAAPSSVYREVGPLKFSPKAPNFYPGEPICLTNHEDGRESKLLRAPIKDRGSSLTNPSILFPIVAVLASGNAASGVIDPSLPQFLPVAAVASLAVGVTLNTLVFPQLSRLPRRLVDTVAIKQQLLSQYDTLQSRIKSLKEAAEKEVWMLARMCQLENKIFAVGETSYRARRSRVKRVREGLENSLRGRIELIDSYARISSMIEIEVELDSDVLAAEAASNVENIAEQIQQTMELENLEERWRIQVEANDEAERLLSSQPMPTEQV, encoded by the exons ATGACTTTAATAAACCTCAGCTCCCTATCCCCATGGCTCTCTCGTCTCTCTCACTCCTCTCCACCACTCCCCATTATCACCACCAACGCAACCAACGCCTTGCTGTTCAGAATCCAAACTACTTCCATCAACTTCTCCAAGCTCCTCACAACAAAAGCGTCATTGGGTGAGAGCGAAAGTGGTAGTGGGTTGGCAGAGGACTCTGTCTCCGAGTTGTTAGATGATGAGTTGCTTAGTAAAGTTTCGGGTGCTAAGGACGCCCAAGAAGCACTCCAGATGATCGCAGAAATTACTGGGAGAAATGGTGGTTTTGTGAGTGCTTCTGATTGTTGTGCTATTGTATCAGCTGCCCTTAAAAGGAACAACCCTGACCTggctctctctgttttttatgAAATGCGTGCGAGTTTTGATCAAG GTGTTAATGAAAATGGCCCTCTTGTTGAGAGGTGGAAGTGGTCCAGACCAGATGTACGCGTATACACATCATTGATTCTGGGTCTAGCTGCATCACTGAAAGTTTCTGATGCCCTTAGGATGATCAACAATATTTGCCGAGTAGGAGTATCTCCTGCTGAGGAG GTCCCATTTGGGAAGGTTGTTAGGTGTCCAAGCTGTATGATAGCTGTTGCTGTTGCACAACCACAACATGGTATTCAG ATAGTGTCGTGTGCAAAGTGCTGCTACCAATACGAACTTATTTCTGGCAACATAGCTAGTATTGAGTCAGAAGAAATCAG CATGGATGTTCCAGCTTGGAAAAGGGGCCTAAGATTCCTGCAAATAATGAAGCAAAGTGTTCCTGCTGCTGTTCACTCCATTGTG GTTCAAACCCCTTCTGGTATGGCTCGTACAAACAGGTTTGCTACTGAAACAGTTGATCTCCCAGCACAGGAAGGAGAAAGGGTAACTATTGCTCTAGCAGCTCCATCAAGTGTTTACAGAGAGGTGGGGCCCTTAAAATTTAGTCCTAAGGCTCCCAACTTTTATCCTGGGGAGCCAATCTGCCTGACTAACCATGAAGATGGCCGGGAGTCAAAACTATTAAGAGCCCCTATAAAAGACAGAGGATCTTCGCTAACAAACCCCTCCATCCTTTTTCCAATTGTTGCTGTTTTGGCTTCTGGAAATGCTGCCTCTGGAGTTATAGACCCCAGCCTTCCCCAATTCCTTCCAGTTGCTGCAGTGGCATCTCTTGCTGTTGGAGTTACTCTGAACACATTGGTTTTCCCCCAATTGAGTCGT CTTCCTCGGAGATTGGTGGATACAGTTGCTATCAAGCAGCAACTTTTATCTCAATATGACACACTCCAATCTCGTATAAAGAGCCTAAAAGAAGCTGCTGAGAAAGAG GTCTGGATGTTGGCTCGGATGTGCCAACTTGAGAACAAAATTTTCGCCGTAGGAGAGACTTCTTATCG TGCTCGAAGAAGTAGAGTCAAAAGGGTTCGAGAAGGCTTGGAAAATTCTCTCAGGGGACGGATTGAACTTATTGACAGCTATGCAAGA ATTTCCTCAATGATCGAAATTGAGGTAGAATTGGACTCTGATGTTCTTGCTGCTGAAGCAGCAAGCAATGTG GAAAATATTGCTGAACAGATACAGCAAACCATGGAGCTAGAAAATCTTGAAGAG AGATGGAGAATACAAGTTGAAGCAAATGATGAGGCAGAAAGACTTCTTAGTTCCCAACCGATGCCCACAGAACAGGTTTAG
- the LOC18777985 gene encoding uncharacterized protein LOC18777985 isoform X2, translating into MTLINLSSLSPWLSRLSHSSPPLPIITTNATNALLFRIQTTSINFSKLLTTKASLGESESGSGLAEDSVSELLDDELLSKVSGAKDAQEALQMIAEITGRNGGFVSASDCCAIVSAALKRNNPDLALSVFYEMRASFDQGVNENGPLVERWKWSRPDVRVYTSLILGLAASLKVSDALRMINNICRVGVSPAEEVPFGKVVRCPSCMIAVAVAQPQHGIQIVSCAKCCYQYELISGNIASIESEEISMDVPAWKRGLRFLQIMKQSVPAAVHSIVVQTPSGMARTNRFATETVDLPAQEGERVTIALAAPSSVYRELPRRLVDTVAIKQQLLSQYDTLQSRIKSLKEAAEKEVWMLARMCQLENKIFAVGETSYRARRSRVKRVREGLENSLRGRIELIDSYARISSMIEIEVELDSDVLAAEAASNVENIAEQIQQTMELENLEERWRIQVEANDEAERLLSSQPMPTEQV; encoded by the exons ATGACTTTAATAAACCTCAGCTCCCTATCCCCATGGCTCTCTCGTCTCTCTCACTCCTCTCCACCACTCCCCATTATCACCACCAACGCAACCAACGCCTTGCTGTTCAGAATCCAAACTACTTCCATCAACTTCTCCAAGCTCCTCACAACAAAAGCGTCATTGGGTGAGAGCGAAAGTGGTAGTGGGTTGGCAGAGGACTCTGTCTCCGAGTTGTTAGATGATGAGTTGCTTAGTAAAGTTTCGGGTGCTAAGGACGCCCAAGAAGCACTCCAGATGATCGCAGAAATTACTGGGAGAAATGGTGGTTTTGTGAGTGCTTCTGATTGTTGTGCTATTGTATCAGCTGCCCTTAAAAGGAACAACCCTGACCTggctctctctgttttttatgAAATGCGTGCGAGTTTTGATCAAG GTGTTAATGAAAATGGCCCTCTTGTTGAGAGGTGGAAGTGGTCCAGACCAGATGTACGCGTATACACATCATTGATTCTGGGTCTAGCTGCATCACTGAAAGTTTCTGATGCCCTTAGGATGATCAACAATATTTGCCGAGTAGGAGTATCTCCTGCTGAGGAG GTCCCATTTGGGAAGGTTGTTAGGTGTCCAAGCTGTATGATAGCTGTTGCTGTTGCACAACCACAACATGGTATTCAG ATAGTGTCGTGTGCAAAGTGCTGCTACCAATACGAACTTATTTCTGGCAACATAGCTAGTATTGAGTCAGAAGAAATCAG CATGGATGTTCCAGCTTGGAAAAGGGGCCTAAGATTCCTGCAAATAATGAAGCAAAGTGTTCCTGCTGCTGTTCACTCCATTGTG GTTCAAACCCCTTCTGGTATGGCTCGTACAAACAGGTTTGCTACTGAAACAGTTGATCTCCCAGCACAGGAAGGAGAAAGGGTAACTATTGCTCTAGCAGCTCCATCAAGTGTTTACAGAGAG CTTCCTCGGAGATTGGTGGATACAGTTGCTATCAAGCAGCAACTTTTATCTCAATATGACACACTCCAATCTCGTATAAAGAGCCTAAAAGAAGCTGCTGAGAAAGAG GTCTGGATGTTGGCTCGGATGTGCCAACTTGAGAACAAAATTTTCGCCGTAGGAGAGACTTCTTATCG TGCTCGAAGAAGTAGAGTCAAAAGGGTTCGAGAAGGCTTGGAAAATTCTCTCAGGGGACGGATTGAACTTATTGACAGCTATGCAAGA ATTTCCTCAATGATCGAAATTGAGGTAGAATTGGACTCTGATGTTCTTGCTGCTGAAGCAGCAAGCAATGTG GAAAATATTGCTGAACAGATACAGCAAACCATGGAGCTAGAAAATCTTGAAGAG AGATGGAGAATACAAGTTGAAGCAAATGATGAGGCAGAAAGACTTCTTAGTTCCCAACCGATGCCCACAGAACAGGTTTAG
- the LOC18776813 gene encoding UDP-glucose 4-epimerase GEPI48, whose protein sequence is MAKTILVTGGAGYIGSHTVLQLLLGGFKTVVVDNLDNSSEVAVNRVRELAREFGKNLSFHKVDLRDKPALDKLFSSIPFDAVIHFAGLKAVGESVQKPLLYYNNNLIGTITLLEVMAAHGCKKLVFSSSATVYGWPKVVPCTEDFPLVAANPYGRTKLFIEEIARDVYCSDSDWKIILLRYFNPVGAHPSGHIGEDPRGIPNNLMPFVQQVAVGRRQALTVFGTDYNTKDGTGVRDYIHVVDLADGHIAALQKLDEDNIGCEVYNLGTGKGTSVLEMVAAFESASGKKIPLVTSGRRPGDAEVVYASTEKAERELNWKAQYSIDDMCRDQWNWASKNPFGYDTSESTN, encoded by the exons ATGGCCAAGACCATACTGGTCACCGGCGGGGCCGGTTATATCGGCAGTCACACCGTGCTTCAGCTTCTGCTCGGCGGCTTTAAGACCGTCGTCGTTGACAACCTTGATAACTCCTCCGAAGTCGCCGTCAACCGTGTCAGAGAACTCGCGCGTGAATTCGGCAAAAACCTCTCCTTTCACAAG GTGGACCTCCGGGACAAACCAGCACTGGATAAACTCTTTTCTTCAATACC ATTTGATGCTGTCATACACTTTGCTGGACTCAAAGCAGTTGGTGAAAGTGTGCAGAAACCATTGCTGTATTATAACAACAATTTAATCGGGACGATTACTCTGTTGGAAGTAATGGCTGCCCATGGATGCAAAAAG CTTGTGTTCTCATCGTCAGCAACTGTTTATGGTTGGCCGAAGGTGGTCCCATGTACAGAAGATTTCCCACTTGTTGCAGCGAATCCATATGGACGAACTAAG CTTTTCATTGAAGAAATTGCTCGTGATGTTTACTGCTCAGACTCTGATTGGAAAATCATATTGCTGAGATACTTCAATCCAGTTGGTGCACATCCTAGCGGTCATATTGGTGAGGATCCCCGTGGTATCCCAAACAATCTCATGCCGTTTGTGCAGCAAGTTGCTGTTGGCAGGCGTCAAGCCCTGACGGTGTTTGGAACTGACTATAATACCAAGGATGGTACTGGG GTTCGTGATTATATTCATGTAGTTGATTTAGCAGATGGGCACATTGCTGCCTTGCAGAAGTTAGATGAGGATAACATAG GTTGCGAGGTGTACAATTTAGGAACAGGTAAAGGAACATCGGTCTTAGAGATGGTTGCAGCATTTGAAAGTGCATCTGGAAAG AAAATTCCTCTTGTCACATCTGGGAGGCGTCCCGGTGATGCAGAAGTTGTCTATGCATCAACAGAAAAGGCAGAGAGGGAACTCAACTGGAA GGCGCAATATAGCATTGATGACATGTGCCGGGACCAGTGGAACTGGGCTAGCAAAAATCCATTTGGCTATGATACCTCAGAATCTACCAACTGA
- the LOC18777676 gene encoding RNA pseudouridine synthase 3, mitochondrial isoform X3 — protein sequence MWRRSTRVLCRHVARREYSRVCPPPAKSAGPLIRVSNHVARLGPPKEGPKPRQLLSLPPFPGHPLPGKRSHEGGVVSRVTAVSWVKYYFDGIYDSTIQSHFKQGLVQMECPGMIEKEGQMKPMRKIRPSEVMEVGARVYVPVSVVESRVSRRFDCIPSGTLYPNADEIEYMQRRVKYKDSAIIVLNKPPKLPVKGNLPVHNSMDALAAAALSYGNNKGPKLVHRLDRESSGLHLMGRTKESVSLLQWLYTDFNKGKSSCQAWDDACEARYQRYWALVIGSPKEKEGLICAPLSKVLLDNGKTERVILAHQSGLEASQKAITQYRVLGPTINGCSWIELRPLTSRKHQLRVHCAEALGTPIVGDYKYGWFVHRRWKQMPHVDVEPTSGLPYKLRRPAGLDVQKVRQPAPCS from the exons ATGTGGAGAAGGAGCACCCGCGTGCTTTGCCGCCACGTGGCCAGGAGGGAATATTCTCGTGTATGCCCTCCGCCGGCGAAAAGCGCCGGACCGCTTATCCGGGTGTCGAATCACGTGGCCAGGTTGGGCCCACCGAAGGAAGGCCCGAAGCCCAGGCAGCTCCTGTCGTTGCCGCCCTTCCCCGGCCACCCTTTGCCGGGGAAGAGGTCGCATGAAGGCGGCGTCGTTTCGCGCGTCACCGCCGTCAGTTGGGTCAAGTATTACTTCGATGGGATTTACGACTCTACCATCCAGTCCCATTTCAAGCAAGGCCTT gtTCAGATGGAATGCCCAGGTATGATTGAAAAGGAAGGGCAAATGAAACCCATGAGAAAG ATTAGGCCTAGTGAGGTCATGGAGGTAGGGGCAAGAGTATACGTACCGGTTTCAGTTGTGGAGAGTAGGGTTTCAAGGAGATTTGACTGCATACCAAGTGGAACATTGTACCCAAATGCTGATGAGATTGAGTATATGCAGAGGCGTGTCAAGTACAAG GACTCTGCCATAATAGTGCTGAACAAGCCCCCGAAATTGCCGGTCAAG GGTAATCTGCCAGTTCATAACAGCATGGATGCATTGGCAGCAGCAGCATTATCTTATGGTAATAACAAAGGTCCTAAGTTG GTTCATCGGCTTGACAGAGAGAGCAGTGGCCTCCACTTAATGGGGAGAACAAAAGAAAGTGTTTCTCTTCTGCAATGGTTATATACAGACTTCAATAAGGGGAAATCATCGTGTCAG GCTTGGGATGATGCATGTGAAGCTAGATATCAGAGGTACTGGGCATTGGTCATAGGCTCTCCTAAGGAAAAGGAAGGCTTAATTTGTGCTCCTCTTTCGAAG GTGCTTCTTGACAATGGGAAGACAGAAAGGGTCATCTTGGCTCATCAATCAGGATTAGAAGCTTCCCAAAAGGCTATAACTCAATATCGGGTGCTTGGCCCCACAATAAATGGATGCTCATGGATTGAATTACGGCCACTCACTAGCCGGAAGCATCAG CTCCGTGTCCATTGTGCTGAAGCCCTCGGAACACCAATTGTGGGCGACTATAAGTACGGGTGGTTTGTACACCGGAGATGGAAACAAATGCCTCACGTTGATGTTGAGCCAACATCTGGGCTGCCATACAAGTTGCGGAGGCCAGCAGGTCTGGATGTGCAGAAAG TTAGACAGCCTGCACCCTGCAGTTAG
- the LOC18776458 gene encoding cytochrome b561 and DOMON domain-containing protein At3g61750 codes for MVIMGNSNYLILSFSDVFIYMMMILLLEPKKSLVNAGRNDATTIVVPNFCTTNSNVLLPPYHDIPKSICSTLDWHGYSISFHQDKDAVVTVILMGIHENNWISVGVSKDGMMVSSSAVVGWMNNDGKSGTVKQYFLSGRMTSEEVIPEKGDLKFTNVTPTIVLKDKIIYLGFQLQFPQRLNRQPFLFACGFGKPGENNILPKHKYRSALAVDFSRGAIYLGFVDSTSMKLTHGILAITGWGIIIPFGVPIARHFRQYEPLWYYLHSSVQFVGFFVGLAAVAVGRTLYDLIHADFNSHRVLGFAILALSVLQICQFIVRPSSTSKAQDYWNKIHHWVGRLVIVLAAVNIFLGLYKGNGARGLMITFLCFFFTFLFISIYLEIRLLLQKKREPNTKLTEPPLFQVPPRNS; via the exons ATGGTGATCATGGGGAACTCAAATTACTTGATATTAAGTTTTTCCGATGTATTCATatacatgatgatgatattgttATTAGAGCCAAAGAAGAGCTTGGTCAATGCTGGTCGGAATGATGCAACAACTATTGTAGTACCTAATTTTTGtacaacaaattcaaatgttCTTCTTCCACCCTACCATGACATCCCTAAATCCATTTGTTCAACCCTTGATTGGCACGGCTACAGCATTAGC TTTCATCAGGACAAGGACGCCGTTGTTACCGTGATACTAATGGGGATACATGAGAATAATTGGATCTCAGTCGGGGTGTCCAAGGACGGGATGATGGTCAGTTCGAGTGCGGTGGTAGGGTGGATGAACAACGATGGTAAATCCGGCACGGTAAAACAGTATTTTCTAAGTGGACGTATGACCAGTGAAGAAGTGATACCAGAAAAAGGTGACTTGAAATTCACCAATGTTACACCTACCATTGTTCTCAAGgacaaaataatttacctgGGGTTTCAACTCCAGTTTCCCCAACGTCTCAATCGGCAGCCATTTCTATTTGCTTGCGGGTTTGGCAAACCTGGTGAGAACAATATCCTGCCGAAGCATAAATACAGAAGCGCCTTGGCAGTTGACTTCTCCAGAG gTGCTATATATCTTGGTTTTGTAGACAGCACAAGCATGAAGCTGACCCATGGAATATTGGCTATAACTGGATGGGGCATAATCATTCCATTTGGAGTTCCTATAGCCAGACATTTTAGGCAGTATGAGCCTTTATGGTACTACCTTCATTCATCAGTTCAGTTTGTGGGCTTCTTTGTTGGTCTTGCTGCTGTGGCTGTTGGAAGGACACTCTACGATCTCATCCATGCCGACTTTAATTCCCACAGAGTCCTTGGATTCGCTATCCTCGCACTCAGTGTTCTTCAG ATATGCCAATTCATTGTGAGGCCATCCAGTACCAGCAAAGCCCAAGACTACTGGAACAAGATCCATCATTGGGTGGGGAGACTGGTGATTGTGCTTGCAGCTGTGAACATTTTCCTTGGGCTTTATAAAGGAAATGGAGCAAGAGGGTTGATGATAAcatttttgtgtttcttttttacttttcttttcatctcAATTTATTTGGAAATACGGCTGCTGCtgcagaaaaaaagagaaccaAATACAAAGTTAACTGAGCCTCCTCTTTTTCAAGTACCTCCACGCAATTCATAG